The proteins below come from a single Rhizobium tropici CIAT 899 genomic window:
- a CDS encoding addiction module antidote protein: MPDRFDVDNPDSYIAAAFETDDPASIAKALGEVARTRNMSKLAKDVGMNRSALYRALSGDGNPEFATILKVVRALGLKLTPVSAAN, translated from the coding sequence ATGCCGGACCGATTCGACGTGGACAATCCCGACAGCTACATCGCCGCCGCCTTCGAAACCGACGATCCGGCCTCGATCGCCAAGGCGTTGGGTGAAGTGGCGCGCACGCGCAACATGAGCAAGCTCGCCAAGGATGTCGGCATGAACCGCTCGGCGCTTTATCGCGCGCTCAGCGGCGACGGCAATCCCGAATTTGCAACGATCTTGAAAGTCGTCAGGGCGCTTGGCCTCAAGCTGACGCCTGTTTCGGCAGCTAACTGA
- a CDS encoding copper chaperone PCu(A)C, which translates to MNRNYAAALLMSIGAFSLPSSGAMAEDSGTMKSMPGMHMDAGAAPSGSATAKLGDLDISGGYVRAMLPGQPVGGGYIIIHNTGKADDKLTSVTSSAAGKVELHEMKMEGEIMKMREVKGGIAIPAGATVTLAPNTMHMMFKQVKTPFEQGGAVPVMLMFDKAGMVDINLPVVSAKGN; encoded by the coding sequence ATGAACCGCAACTACGCAGCCGCATTGCTGATGTCCATTGGCGCATTTTCGCTTCCTTCCAGTGGAGCAATGGCTGAGGATAGCGGCACGATGAAATCCATGCCCGGTATGCACATGGATGCGGGTGCGGCACCTTCCGGCTCCGCGACTGCCAAACTTGGCGATCTCGATATCAGCGGCGGCTATGTTCGCGCCATGCTTCCCGGCCAGCCGGTGGGCGGCGGCTATATTATCATCCACAACACCGGCAAGGCCGACGACAAACTCACTTCTGTCACCTCTTCAGCGGCTGGCAAGGTGGAGCTGCACGAGATGAAAATGGAAGGCGAGATCATGAAGATGCGCGAGGTGAAAGGCGGCATCGCCATTCCCGCCGGCGCGACGGTGACGCTCGCGCCGAATACGATGCACATGATGTTCAAACAGGTAAAGACGCCTTTCGAGCAGGGCGGTGCGGTGCCCGTGATGCTGATGTTCGACAAGGCGGGTATGGTCGACATCAATCTGCCTGTCGTCTCGGCCAAGGGAAACTGA
- the gcvP gene encoding aminomethyl-transferring glycine dehydrogenase has product MTTPTEFTFTDYQPYDFANRRHIGPSPSEMADMLKVIGYKSLDGLIDATLPPAIRQKAPLAWGAAMTEREALDRLRETANKNKVLVSLIGQGYYGTITPPVIQRNILENPAWYTAYTPYQPEISQGRLEALLNYQTMISDLTGLDVANASLLDEATAAAEGMAMAERVAKSKAKAFFVDAGCHPQTIALIRTRAEPLGWTVIVGNPFSDLDPVDVFGAIFQYPGTHGHINDFSGLIARLHQTGAIAIMATDLLALTLLKSPGEMGADIAIGSSQRFGVPVGYGGPHAAFMAVKDDYKRSMPGRLVGVSVDARGNRAYRLSLQTREQHIRREKATSNICTAQVLLAVMASMYAVFHGPQGLKAIAQQVHQKAVLTAKGLEKLGYIVEPETFFDTITVEVGHMQGLILRAAVAEGVNLRKVGETKIGISLDERTRPATVEAVWRAFGGNFRIADFEPSYRLPKTLLRTSEYLTHPIFHMNRAESEMTRYIRRLSDRDLALDRSMIPLGSCTMKLNATAEMLPITWPEFSDIHPFVPADQALGYREMIDDLTDKLCAVTGYDAFSMQPNSGAQGEYAGLLTIRNYHIANGQGHRDICLIPTSAHGTNPASAQMAGMKVVVVKVSDDGDIDMADFRAKTEQYADSLSCCMITYPSTHGVFEETVKEICDLVHKHGGQVYLDGANMNAMVGLSRPGDIGSDVSHLNLHKTFCIPHGGGGPGMGPIGVKAHLAPHLPGHPETDGRSGAVSAAAFGSASILPISWSYCLMMGGEGLTQATKVAILNANYIAARLKGAYDVLYKSKDGRVAHECIIDTRPLAASAGVTVDDVAKRLIDCGFHAPTMSWPVAGTLMIEPTESETKAEIDRFCEAMLAIREEARAIEDGRMDKTDNPLKNAPHTVEDLVGEWDRPYSREQACFPPGAFRVDKYWSPVNRIDNVYGDRNLICTCPPLESYAEAAE; this is encoded by the coding sequence ATGACGACGCCTACGGAATTCACCTTCACCGATTACCAGCCATACGATTTTGCCAACCGCCGCCATATCGGCCCGTCTCCGTCGGAGATGGCCGATATGCTCAAGGTGATCGGCTATAAGAGTCTCGATGGCCTGATCGACGCAACGTTGCCGCCGGCGATCCGCCAGAAGGCGCCGCTCGCCTGGGGCGCAGCGATGACGGAGCGCGAGGCGCTCGACCGCCTGCGCGAGACCGCTAACAAGAACAAGGTTTTGGTTTCGCTTATCGGCCAGGGCTATTACGGCACGATCACGCCGCCGGTCATCCAGCGCAACATCCTGGAAAACCCGGCCTGGTACACGGCCTACACGCCCTACCAGCCCGAGATCAGCCAAGGCCGCCTCGAGGCTCTGCTGAACTACCAGACGATGATCAGCGACTTGACCGGTCTCGATGTCGCCAACGCCTCCCTGCTTGATGAAGCGACGGCTGCGGCCGAAGGCATGGCGATGGCGGAACGTGTCGCCAAATCGAAGGCGAAGGCCTTCTTCGTCGATGCCGGCTGCCATCCCCAGACCATCGCGCTGATCAGGACGCGCGCCGAACCGCTCGGCTGGACCGTCATCGTCGGCAATCCCTTCTCGGATCTCGATCCGGTCGACGTCTTCGGTGCGATCTTCCAGTATCCGGGCACGCATGGTCACATCAACGACTTCTCCGGCCTGATTGCTCGCCTGCATCAGACCGGCGCCATCGCCATCATGGCGACCGATCTTCTGGCATTGACCCTGCTGAAATCCCCCGGTGAAATGGGTGCGGATATCGCCATCGGCTCCTCGCAGCGCTTCGGCGTTCCGGTTGGCTATGGCGGGCCGCATGCCGCGTTTATGGCCGTCAAGGACGATTACAAGCGCTCCATGCCCGGTCGTCTTGTCGGCGTCTCGGTCGATGCGCGCGGCAATCGCGCCTATCGCCTCTCGCTGCAGACCCGCGAGCAGCATATCCGCCGCGAAAAGGCGACGTCGAACATCTGCACCGCCCAGGTGTTGCTCGCCGTCATGGCCTCCATGTATGCGGTCTTCCACGGTCCGCAGGGCCTGAAGGCGATCGCACAGCAGGTCCACCAGAAGGCTGTGCTGACGGCCAAGGGCCTGGAAAAGCTGGGCTACATTGTTGAGCCTGAAACCTTCTTCGACACGATCACCGTCGAAGTCGGCCACATGCAGGGTCTGATCCTGCGAGCAGCCGTCGCCGAAGGCGTCAACCTGCGCAAGGTCGGTGAAACCAAGATCGGCATCAGCCTGGACGAACGCACGCGCCCAGCAACGGTGGAAGCCGTCTGGCGCGCTTTCGGCGGCAATTTCCGCATCGCCGATTTCGAGCCGTCCTATCGCCTGCCGAAGACCCTGCTGCGCACCAGCGAATACCTCACACATCCGATCTTCCACATGAACCGCGCCGAAAGCGAGATGACGCGTTACATTCGTCGTCTTTCGGACCGCGACCTGGCGCTCGACCGCTCGATGATCCCGCTCGGCTCCTGCACCATGAAGCTCAATGCGACGGCGGAAATGCTGCCGATCACCTGGCCGGAATTCTCGGACATCCATCCTTTCGTGCCGGCCGACCAGGCGCTTGGCTACCGCGAAATGATCGATGACCTGACGGACAAGCTCTGCGCCGTGACCGGCTATGACGCCTTCTCCATGCAGCCGAATTCCGGCGCGCAGGGCGAATATGCCGGCCTGCTGACCATCCGCAACTATCACATTGCCAATGGCCAGGGTCACCGCGACATCTGCCTCATCCCGACCTCCGCGCACGGCACCAACCCCGCCTCGGCACAAATGGCGGGCATGAAGGTCGTGGTCGTCAAGGTCAGCGACGACGGCGATATCGACATGGCCGATTTCCGCGCCAAGACCGAGCAATATGCCGACAGCCTGTCCTGCTGCATGATCACCTACCCTTCGACGCACGGCGTGTTCGAAGAAACGGTGAAGGAGATCTGCGATCTCGTGCACAAGCATGGCGGTCAGGTCTATCTCGATGGCGCGAACATGAACGCCATGGTCGGCCTCTCGCGTCCAGGCGATATCGGCTCCGACGTCAGCCATCTGAACCTGCACAAGACCTTCTGCATCCCGCATGGCGGCGGCGGTCCCGGCATGGGTCCGATCGGCGTCAAGGCGCATCTGGCGCCTCACCTGCCCGGCCACCCTGAAACGGACGGCCGCAGCGGTGCGGTATCGGCGGCAGCCTTCGGTTCGGCCTCCATCCTGCCGATCTCCTGGAGCTATTGCCTGATGATGGGCGGCGAAGGCCTGACGCAGGCGACGAAGGTGGCGATCCTCAACGCCAACTACATCGCGGCTCGGCTGAAAGGCGCCTATGACGTGCTCTACAAATCCAAGGACGGACGCGTGGCGCACGAATGCATCATCGACACCCGCCCATTGGCCGCAAGCGCCGGCGTGACGGTCGACGATGTCGCCAAGCGCCTCATCGATTGCGGCTTCCACGCTCCCACAATGAGCTGGCCTGTTGCCGGCACGCTGATGATCGAGCCGACCGAATCGGAAACCAAAGCCGAAATTGATCGCTTCTGCGAGGCGATGCTGGCGATCCGCGAAGAAGCCCGCGCCATCGAAGACGGCCGGATGGACAAGACCGACAATCCGCTGAAGAACGCTCCGCACACGGTGGAAGACCTTGTCGGCGAATGGGATCGCCCCTATTCGCGCGAACAGGCCTGCTTCCCGCCCGGCGCATTCCGCGTCGACAAATACTGGTCGCCGGTCAACCGCATCGACAATGTCTATGGCGACCGCAACCTGATCTGCACCTGCCCGCCGCTGGAATCCTATGCGGAGGCCGCAGAATAG
- the gcvH gene encoding glycine cleavage system protein GcvH yields MLKFTEEHEWLKVEGDVAIVGITAHAAEQLGDLVFVELPEVGASFSKGADAATVESVKAASEVYCPLDGEITEINEAITADPALVNSDPMGAGWFFKLKLRNVGDLDGLLDESGYKELIG; encoded by the coding sequence ATGCTGAAATTCACCGAAGAACACGAGTGGCTGAAGGTCGAAGGCGATGTCGCAATCGTGGGCATCACGGCCCATGCAGCCGAACAGCTCGGCGATCTCGTTTTCGTTGAGTTGCCCGAGGTCGGTGCCAGCTTCTCCAAGGGAGCCGACGCGGCAACCGTCGAATCCGTCAAGGCAGCCTCCGAAGTCTATTGTCCGCTCGACGGGGAAATCACGGAAATCAACGAAGCCATCACTGCCGATCCGGCCCTCGTCAACTCCGACCCAATGGGCGCCGGCTGGTTCTTCAAGCTGAAGCTGAGGAACGTCGGCGATCTCGATGGTCTCCTTGATGAATCCGGTTACAAGGAGCTGATCGGATAA
- the gcvT gene encoding glycine cleavage system aminomethyltransferase GcvT, whose translation MDETAALKTTPLHALHVSLGARMVPFAGYDMPVQYAPGVLKEHLWTRSSAGLFDVSHMGQVTIRARSGKYEDAALALESLVPVDILGLAENRQRYGFFTDDKGGILDDLMIAHMDDYLFVVVNAACKEQDFKHLQDHIGDSCEVTLLDRALIALQGPRAVDVLAELWADIAYMKFMDVRHCRLHDVSCLVSRSGYSGEDGFEISVPADKAEDIAKRLLEHPDVQPIGLGARDSLRLEAGLCLYGNDIDQTTTPIEGALEWAIQKARKTGGVRAGGFPGATRILGELDGGTTRRRVGLKPEGKAPVRGHSKLYAEAEGKTEIGEVTSGGFGPSVESPVAMGYVPTDFAAPGTTVYAEVRGKYLPVVVSTLPFIKPTYKR comes from the coding sequence TTGGACGAGACCGCTGCCCTCAAGACCACCCCCCTTCATGCCCTGCATGTGTCCCTCGGCGCCCGCATGGTGCCGTTCGCAGGCTACGACATGCCCGTGCAATATGCGCCCGGCGTGCTGAAGGAACATCTTTGGACCAGATCCTCTGCCGGTCTGTTCGACGTGTCGCATATGGGTCAGGTGACGATCCGCGCACGCTCAGGCAAATATGAGGATGCGGCGCTGGCACTGGAAAGCCTGGTGCCGGTCGATATTCTCGGCCTTGCCGAAAATCGCCAGCGCTATGGCTTCTTCACCGACGACAAGGGTGGCATCCTCGACGATCTGATGATTGCCCATATGGACGACTATCTTTTCGTCGTCGTCAACGCTGCCTGCAAAGAGCAGGATTTCAAGCATCTTCAAGATCATATCGGCGATAGCTGCGAAGTTACATTACTCGATCGCGCCCTCATCGCCCTGCAGGGACCGCGCGCCGTCGACGTGCTCGCAGAGCTCTGGGCCGATATCGCCTACATGAAGTTCATGGACGTGCGCCATTGTCGCCTCCACGATGTCTCCTGCCTCGTCTCACGCTCCGGCTATAGCGGCGAAGACGGTTTCGAAATCTCCGTGCCGGCTGATAAGGCCGAGGATATCGCCAAGCGGCTGCTGGAGCATCCGGACGTCCAGCCGATCGGCCTCGGCGCCCGTGACTCGTTGCGCCTGGAGGCCGGCCTCTGCCTTTATGGCAACGATATCGACCAGACGACGACGCCGATCGAAGGCGCACTCGAATGGGCGATCCAGAAGGCCCGCAAGACGGGCGGTGTCCGCGCCGGCGGCTTCCCTGGCGCAACCCGCATCCTCGGCGAACTCGATGGCGGCACCACGCGGCGCCGCGTCGGCCTGAAGCCGGAGGGCAAGGCACCAGTGCGCGGCCACTCAAAGCTTTATGCCGAAGCCGAAGGCAAGACCGAAATTGGCGAAGTCACCTCGGGTGGTTTCGGTCCGAGCGTCGAATCCCCAGTCGCCATGGGCTACGTGCCGACCGATTTCGCGGCACCCGGTACCACCGTTTACGCTGAAGTACGCGGCAAATATCTGCCCGTCGTCGTCAGTACGCTGCCTTTCATCAAACCCACCTACAAACGCTGA